A segment of the Streptomyces sp. NBC_01235 genome:
GCTCGGCCTTAAGTAGCTTAGCTTCAAGCTACTTATCGTCAAGCCACTTTCTTGCGGCCGACCGACCCCCGTCGGATACTCCCCCCATGAACACGAGCCCCCAGCAGCCCACGTCCGGGCCCACTTCCGGGCCCACGTCCGGGCCCAGGCCCGCCAAGGACCCCGTCGACGCGATCGTCGAGCAGTGGGCCGCGGTGCGGCCCGACCTCGACACCCGGGCGATGGAGGTGTTCGGCCGCGTCTACCGGCTCTCGCGCGCGATGGGCGACCGGGTGGAGAAGGCGTACGCGGCGCTCGGCATCGGACGCGGCGAGTTCGACGTACTGGCCACCCTGCGCCGCTCCGGCGAGCCGTACACCCTCTCGCCCCGCCAGCTGTCGTCGACGCTGATGCTCACCACCGGCGGCATGACCGGCCGCCTCGACAAGCTGGAGCGGGCCGCACTGCTGCGCCGCTCCCCCGACCCGCACGACCGCCGGGGCCTACAGGTCACGCTGACCGAGAAGGGGCTGGAGCTGGTCGACCGGGCGGTCGGCACGGGCCTCGCCGTCCAGACGGAGGCCCTGTCCGCCGCCCTGAACCCCGAACAGGCCGACCAACTGACCGACCTTCTAAGGAAGTTGCTGTCGGCAACGGAGGCGCCCGGCAGCTGACC
Coding sequences within it:
- a CDS encoding MarR family winged helix-turn-helix transcriptional regulator, with protein sequence MNTSPQQPTSGPTSGPTSGPRPAKDPVDAIVEQWAAVRPDLDTRAMEVFGRVYRLSRAMGDRVEKAYAALGIGRGEFDVLATLRRSGEPYTLSPRQLSSTLMLTTGGMTGRLDKLERAALLRRSPDPHDRRGLQVTLTEKGLELVDRAVGTGLAVQTEALSAALNPEQADQLTDLLRKLLSATEAPGS